The following proteins are encoded in a genomic region of Phaeodactylum tricornutum CCAP 1055/1 chromosome 1, whole genome shotgun sequence:
- a CDS encoding predicted protein: MEKSERIEALTRNPIIEASKTKKKKKLKLPAFDSVRNDVCRPGKKRQRKQRYQQQILSPYEYLLVLAGNTIFTCSVKVSDQPSVDDTLSPLLPEQIDVNTVSAISETYSTSIKPEVTLLYIQPLLILDLNGILCHRIRAKRTDADFAKSTYRKASDPVAGTPIVPRTDLAEFLAFLDQYFCLAVWTSAKAKTANKLVLQLFPPAIADRLLFVWAQHHCEKLSSSSMDSECVYEKDLSRVWREYPLWNASNTLLMDDSPYKCQRWHENAVHPPALHGLTSANVNDLISDEANEKKQRLFYNELVDHWKSAPLKQTWTVETGEGAFVQNEKALFYFLHQHAAQHMGWK, from the coding sequence ATGGAGAAATCAGAGAGGATCGAAGCGTTGACGCGAAATCCTATCATCGAGGCTTcgaagacaaagaagaagaaaaaactAAAATTACCCGCATTTGATAGTGTGAGAAACGATGTGTGTCGTCCGGGGAAGAAGCGTCAACGGAAGCAAAGATACCAGCAGCAGATACTGTCACCATACGAGTATTTACTTGTGCTTGCGGGGAACACAATCTTCACCTGTTCCGTGAAAGTATCGGATCAGCCTTCGGTCGACGATACGCTATCTCCGCTGTTGCCGGAGCAGATAGACGTCAACACTGTGTCCGCAATTTCTGAAACCTATTCGACATCGATAAAACCAGAAGTGACATTGCTGTACATTCAACCACTTCTAATACTGGACCTTAACGGGATTCTTTGTCACCGCATTCGGGCAAAGCGCACAGATGCGGATTTTGCCAAAAGTACCTACCGGAAGGCATCCGACCCCGTTGCTGGAACACCAATTGTACCCCGTACAGATCTTGCGGAATTTCTTGCCTTTCTCGATCAATACTTCTGTTTAGCGGTATGGACTTCTGCGAAAGCCAAGACGGCCAACAAGTTGGTTCTGCAGCTGTTTCCACCGGCGATTGCGGACCGACTTTTGTTCGTCTGGGCCCAACATCATTGCGAGAAACTATCATCTTCTTCTATGGACTCGGAATGTGTTTATGAAAAGGATTTGTCGCGCGTTTGGAGGGAGTATCCTTTGTGGAACGCCAGTAATACCCTTCTCATGGACGATTCACCGTACAAATGTCAGCGATGGCACGAAAATGCCGTCCACCCGCCAGCCCTTCACGGGTTAACGAGTGCCAATGTCAACGACCTTATCTCTGACGAagccaacgaaaagaaacAGAGACTATTTTACAATGAGCTCGTCGACCATTGGAAATCCGCGCCCTTGAAACAAACGTGGACTGTAGAAACCGGTGAAGGCGCGTTTGttcaaaatgaaaaagcaTTATTCTATTTCCTTCATCAACACGCTGCGCAGCATATGGGTTGGAAATAG
- a CDS encoding predicted protein, which produces MAITSLLFVAILVVCHREGAAFAVPRLNPARSLTTSRSMSTAETDSEVATTSKGLMTRDRYVATNRFAVRKGQGPKFEKRWATRKSRLAELDGFRHFHLMRRVVLNGDGNTSYNGGDSDEGAQENYVSFTVWNKKSDFSAWRNGEAFKEAHGGTSIGAFLSTMVNSALVLRGPPRPAFYDALLMQSVRPESIPETVDGWRQIEADGVTNLPVECFVSMEKYYVPLDKAAVFEKELASHKVAMAEGTLVATLMRRDGQAKGHGVVEMSMDEPSYVATRIYKDQAAFDSALKKTRPFSSDDKLWSREPEMILYEGTLVITNTHGA; this is translated from the coding sequence ATGGCGATTACGTCTTTGCTGTTCGTGGCTATTCTGGTGGTTTGCCATCGCGAAGGAGCAGCTTTTGCGGTTCCACGATTGAATCCTGCTCGTTCGTTGACGACGAGTCGATCCATGTCAACCGCCGAGACCGATTCGGAAGTGGCCACAACAAGTAAAGGCCTCATGACACGCGATCGCTACGTCGCCACGAACCGTTTTGCTGTCCGCAAAGGGCAAGGACCgaaatttgaaaagcgtTGGGCAACTCGTAAGAGCCGACTCGCTGAGCTGGATGGATTTCGGCACTTTCATTTGATGCGCAGAGTTGTTTTGAACGGAGACGGCAATACATCTTACAACGGGGGCGACAGTGACGAAGGAGCACAGGAGAATTATGTGTCTTTCACCGTTTGGAACAAAAAGAGCGACTTTTCCGCGTGGAGAAATGGAGAAGCATTCAAAGAAGCGCATGGTGGAACTTCCATTGGAGCCTTCCTTTCCACCATGGTCAACAGTGCTTTGGTTTTACGAGGACCTCCTAGACCTGCCTTTTACGATGCTTTGTTGATGCAGTCGGTCAGGCCCGAGTCTATCCCAGAGACAGTTGATGGATGGCGTCAAATTGAGGCTGACGGCGTGACAAACTTACCGGTGGAATGTTTCGTCAGCATGGAAAAGTACTACGTGCCCTTGGACAAGGCCGCAGTCTTTGAGAAGGAGCTTGCATCGCACAAGGTTGCCATGGCCGAAGGCACGCTGGTTGCGACCCTGATGCGTCGGGACGGCCAAGCCAAGGGCCATGGCGTTGTCGAAATGTCTATGGACGAACCTAGCTACGTTGCTACCCGAATCTACAAGGATCAAGCTGCTTTTGACAGCGCATTGAAAAAGACTCGACCCTTCTCGTCCGACGACAAACTATGGTCTCGAGAACCGGAAATGATCCTGTACGAGGGAACCTTGGTGATCACGAATACACATGGAGCCTGA
- a CDS encoding predicted protein, whose product MDDEKSGSAVNDEHVEFDRYRHIQYFAYCVRQLPGSYSKLDTNRLTLAHFGVHALDMLGVWEDEAMQTSLGLEKKAIIDWIYAMQVPAKKEHPSQAGFKGGSFLGGSFEDTADQPWQYNHGHIAMNYTALATLRTLGDDWSRLDRKGILEALKGLQLTDGSFASISVGSEHDMRFLYCACCISHMLNDWSCIDIDKAISYIRSCRGFDGAIALLPGQESHGGSTFCAVASLVLMKAVDKVIDREWRRDLLRWCVNRQVCGMQGRPNKNEDTCYSYWIGGTLRLLDNDQLLDHTALQSFVMNCQTQMGGFSKLIGAYPDMLHAYYSLAY is encoded by the coding sequence ATGGATGACGAGAAGTCGGGATCGGCCGTAAACGATGAGCACGTGGAGTTTGATCGGTATCGACACATTCAGTATTTTGCTTACTGCGTGCGACAATTGCCTGGATCCTACAGCAAGCTCGATACAAATAGGCTCACGCTTGCACACTTCGGTGTACATGCGTTGGATATGTTGGGCGTTtgggaagacgaagccaTGCAAACCTCGTTGGGACTCGAAAAAAAGGCAATCATTGACTGGATTTATGCCATGCAAGTGCCAGCGAAGAAGGAACATCCTTCCCAAGCCGGATTTAAAGGTGGCAGCTTTTTGGGTGGATCATTCGAAGATACTGCGGATCAACCTTGGCAGTATAATCACGGGCACATTGCCATGAATTACACCGCATTGGCAACCTTGCGCACCTTGGGCGACGATTGGAGTCGACTCGACCGGAAAGGGATTTTGGAAGCATTGAAAGGATTGCAGTTGACCGATGGTAGCTTTGCTTCGATATCGGTTGGAAGTGAACATGACATGAGGTTTCTGTATTGTGCCTGTTGCATCTCGCACATGCTGAACGACTGGAGCTgtattgacattgacaaagcCATTTCTTATATCCGGTCATGTCGAGGTTTCGATGGGGCTATTGCTCTTTTGCCAGGACAAGAAAGTCATGGAGGAAGCACTTTCTGTGCAGTCGCGAGTCTGGTCCTGATGAAAGCGGTTGACAAAGTCATAGATAGAGAATGGCGAAGGGATCTTCTCAGATGGTGTGTGAATCGTCAAGTTTGCGGTATGCAAGGACGACCGAACAAAAACGAAGATACCTGCTACTCTTATTGGATTGGAGGAACACTACGACTGCTAGACAATGATCAGCTTTTGGACCATACCGCTCTACAAAGTTTTGTAATGAATTGTCAAACGCAAATGGGTGGATTTTCGAAACTGATTGGAGCGTATCCGGATATGCTGCACGCCTACTACAGTCTTGCGTAT
- a CDS encoding predicted protein, protein RVAMLLFVSIAVHNFPEGLAVAASSIHSPRLGVTTTVAIALHNIPEGIAIAIPCLAARPDLPWLAFWLATLSGLAEPLGAAVALIALHEVKEVRNDPSYISMNNVLAFVAGIMIMVAILELFPEA, encoded by the coding sequence CGTGTTGCTATGCTGCTCTTCGTATCAATTGCGGTGCACAATTTTCCGGAAGGGTTGGCTGTCGCTGCTTCTAGTATTCATTCCCCGAGGCTTGGAGTTACGACTACTGTTGCTATTGCTTTGCACAATATCCCGGAAGGAATTGCGATCGCAATTCCTTGTTTAGCAGCTCGCCCTGACCTACCATGGTTAGCCTTTTGGTTGGCGACTCTCTCGGGCCTTGCTGAGCCTTTAGGTGCTGCAGTGGCATTGATTGCGCTACACGAAGTCAAGGAAGTGAGAAATGATCCTTCATATATATCTATGAACAATGTATTGGCGTTTGTTGCCGGTATTATGATCATGGTCGCGATATTGGAGCTCTTTCCGGAAGCA
- a CDS encoding predicted protein, translating to MAGGGNRMAKLILDHRSVKQGIKRLKRKVLTKESGTLVKSVSTVVRPVTDSKPQEKTSDPLILVDASAYIFRAYYSMPPIHRSDGMPTGAVMGFCSMIMRLILNRIVEGERPRLVLVFDAKGKTFRHSLYPEYKGNRPDAPVDLVPQFALVREAAKAYGIPQIEAATFEADDVIATLATMAIEEGIDTNILSGDKDLWQLITDREEIPSVHMIDPMTMGRITYDEVVEKWGCGPRLLGDILALAGDSADNVPGVPGIGPKIAALLIEEFGSLEKLLANVDTVKQRARREKLKANEQQARLSRVLVDLRRDVPMDRMTFPQGIAKVSDLQMAEFDSNRILAFYDAMGFRDLKRRFENRLNQSTTKRGNAKSSRPPKTTIPTPDDYADVPF from the coding sequence ATGGCTGGAGGGGGCAACAGAATGGCTAAATTGATCCTGGACCACCGCTCTGTGAAGCAGGGTATTAAGAGGCTGAAACGCAAAGTACTAACTAAGGAAAGCGGAACTTTGGTCAAAAGTGTCAGCACGGTTGTTCGCCCGGTGACCGATTCAAAGCCTCAAGAAAAGACGTCAGATCCTTTGATACTTGTAGACGCATCTGCATATATTTTTCGAGCATATTACTCAATGCCTCCAATTCATCGCTCTGATGGGATGCCAACGGGGGCAGTTATGGGGTTTTGCTCGATGATAATGCGTTTGATCCTCAATCGGATTGTGGAAGGTGAACGCCCGCGACTTGTCCTCGTTTTCGATGCCAAGGGCAAGACGTTTCGACACAGCTTGTATCCCGAGTATAAGGGCAACCGGCCGGACGCTCCCGTGGATCTGGTACCACAATTTGCGCTAGTCCGCGAAGCTGCTAAGGCGTACGGTATTCCGCAAATCGAAGCTGCTACCTTTGAAGCGGACGACGTTATAGCTACGTTGGCGACAATGGCAAtcgaagaaggaatcgatACCAACATTCTATCGGGTGATAAAGATCTTTGGCAACTTATTACAGACAGGGAAGAAATTCCAAGTGTCCATATGATTGATCCCATGACTATGGGTCGAATCACCTACGACGAAGTTGTGGAGAAGTGGGGATGTGGTCCTCGGCTACTTGGCGACATTTTAGCCCTGGCCGGGGATTCAGCCGACAACGTCCCTGGAGTTCCGGGTATCGGTCCGAAAATTGCAGCCTTGTTGATCGAAGAATTCGGTTCGTTGGAGAAGCTCCTAGCCAATGTTGACACCGTAAAACAAAGAGCTCGCCGAGAAAAACTAAAAGCAAATGAACAACAGGCTCGGTTGTCTCGGGTACTTGTCGATCTTCGTAGAGACGTGCCTATGGATAGGATGACATTTCCGCAAGGGATTGCGAAGGTTTCAGACCTCCAAATGGCCGAGTTTGATAGCAACCGTATCTTGGCGTTTTACGATGCGATGGGCTTTCGAGATCTCAAGCGTCGCTTCGAGAATCGTTTGAATCAAAGTACAACAAAGCGAGGCAACGCAAAGTCTTCCCGTccaccgaaaacaacaatTCCAACGCCCGACGACTATGCTGACGTTCCTTTTTAG
- a CDS encoding predicted protein, protein MRLILLLLHFPVCFGFHFAPLDRALIKHVTSSDRLSHFPTLHRKCRRPRHRQPCRPHQAIPIASIGIETTRALSGLVASSIVGFNFDRILPDSGILVTLISAALISNVGLAPTLHPLYDTCWTTFLPGSLTLLLLSMQKKTTETFANGESILTVVRRVSVPFAIASVASVLGCALSFWLCLTFPMHLLPKQEATVATACQAASFVGGSVNFFATAAVVADRSVSTLVSSMATADLVVTAIFFAILSTALQSPSLKRMFLNDNEREARNSDVEDINESTNKSTDSPDQPTPRKSIKDVSPATMLRLTISSILVSSVALAIVRLAERFEAVVSSIIPGTACAAITVLAPLVPKFMPRDLWLWKDMQRVAVPLSQFCFLFLFASIGMSADLTAALISGPACLVVSLSALVVHLIGTLLGCLISRRWFQSELRFEDVLVASNAAIGGPATAAAFCGRIVGPRQKALTYAATIWGVVGYAIGTTLGVTFFRIARQFL, encoded by the coding sequence ATGCGACTGATTTTACTATTGCTACACTTTCCTGTATGCTTCGGATTCCACTTTGCGCCGCTGGATAGAGCACTAATCAAGCATGTCACGAGCAGCGATCGTTTGTCTCACTTTCCGACGTTGCACCGAAAATGCCGTAGACCTCGCCACCGACAACCTTGTCGACCGCACCAAGCGATTCCCATCGCTTCTATTGGAATCGAAACGACCAGAGCTTTGTCAGGGCTTGTCGCGTCGTCCATAGTTGGATTCAATTTTGATCGGATACTTCCTGATTCTGGGATTCTAGTAACTCTTATTTCAGCGGCACTTATTTCCAACGTGGGCTTGGCGCCCACGCTTCATCCACTATACGATACGTGCTGGACAACATTTTTGCCAGGATCCCTGACCCTGCTTCTACTGTCGATGCAGAAAAAGACGACAGAAACGTTTGCGAATGGAGAATCTATTTTGACGGTCGTTCGGAGAGTGTCTGTTCCCTTTGCTATCGCTTCCGTAGCGTCCGTATTGGGCTGTGCATTATCCTTTTGGCTATGTCTTACTTTTCCAATGCATCTTTTACCCAAACAAGAAGCCACTGTAGCAACGGCATGTCAAGCAGCGTCGTTTGTAGGAGGATCCGTTAACTTTTTCGCCACCGCAGCGGTTGTTGCCGATCGATCAGTGTCTACACTGGTTAGTTCAATGGCCACCGCAGATTTGGTAGTAACGGCCATTTTCTTCGCGATTTTGAGCACAGCGCTTCAATCCCCTTCACTGAAACGAATGTTTTTGAATGACAACGAGAGAGAAGCCCGAAACTCTGACGTAGAAGACATAAATGAGTCCACCAACAAATCTACCGATAGCCCCGACCAGCCAACGCCAAGGAAGTCAATTAAGGACGTTTCTCCAGCGACAATGCTACGTTTGACGATATCATCAATTCTGGTTTCGTCTGTAGCACTAGCGATTGTCCGCTTGGCCGAGCGCTTCGAAGCCGTGGTCTCGAGCATCATCCCAGGGACAGCATGTGCCGCTATCACAGTTCTCGCTCCGCTTGTTCCGAAATTTATGCCTCGCGACCTTTGGCTCTGGAAAGATATGCAGCGCGTCGCCGTTCCGCTTTCGCAGTTctgttttttgtttttgtttgcatcCATCGGGATGTCGGCCGATTTGACGGCCGCGTTGATATCCGGCCCCGCTTGTctggttgtttcgttgaGTGCTTTAGTCGTTCATTTGATTGGTACACTATTGGGTTGCTTGATTTCTCGCCGTTGGTTTCAGTCAGAACTTCGTTTTGAAGATGTTTTGGTGGCGTCCAATGCAGCCATTGGAGGACCGGCGACTGCGGCTGCCTTTTGTGGTCGGATAGTAGGACCTCGTCAAAAGGCTTTGACCTACGCGGCTACCATATGGGGTGTCGTGGGATACGCTATTGGCACAACACTTGGAGTAACTTTCTTTCGAATCGCGCGACAATTTTTATAG